A genomic stretch from Methylophilus medardicus includes:
- a CDS encoding PDDEXK family nuclease, with translation MGASITASRVKTIYIRQNNPSWDESYVPSILATRSEAPSVSKPAEIYSSKFKRRIHCLSNPELNFALLALYHPNIVGIQEQRMLPPLKSEHPLSGFPGVDKVRLAPMMGTLEVAKELGCENLIRKVLITNKQGERVALAVPFIGDHLLAIKSGSQISCINWSIKSNQSEFRVKELYQFNVFNRNKAKRESQYLRHLIEQVQYESCGITTHALSEDQFDRNVFDNLRQIYVHCQSSSGLSTSKQQKLLDYFKTAYKQGTPPSEIIGYFDLLNKFTPEQSKQIFYKAIWNRALRVDLFRPVLIDRPLRPEKVDVLEHYAEYFEGQQ, from the coding sequence ATGGGTGCAAGCATTACAGCATCACGTGTCAAAACTATATACATACGTCAAAATAATCCAAGCTGGGATGAATCCTATGTCCCATCAATTTTAGCTACTCGTTCTGAAGCACCTTCAGTATCTAAACCCGCAGAAATCTATTCTTCGAAGTTCAAAAGAAGAATTCACTGTTTGTCCAATCCAGAGCTTAATTTTGCACTATTGGCTCTCTACCACCCAAATATTGTTGGAATTCAAGAGCAGAGAATGTTGCCACCATTAAAGTCGGAGCACCCGCTATCTGGGTTTCCTGGTGTTGATAAAGTGAGGCTTGCTCCTATGATGGGCACTTTGGAGGTGGCTAAGGAGTTAGGGTGTGAAAATCTGATAAGGAAAGTCTTGATTACCAATAAGCAAGGTGAAAGAGTGGCTTTGGCAGTGCCATTTATCGGAGATCATCTTTTAGCAATAAAAAGTGGATCACAAATTTCATGTATCAATTGGAGCATCAAATCAAATCAATCGGAATTTAGAGTTAAAGAGCTCTATCAATTTAATGTTTTCAACAGAAACAAAGCTAAACGCGAAAGTCAGTATCTTCGTCATTTAATCGAACAAGTTCAATATGAGTCTTGCGGAATTACTACTCATGCTTTAAGTGAAGATCAGTTTGACCGTAATGTTTTTGATAACTTGAGACAGATTTATGTCCATTGCCAATCATCAAGTGGGTTGAGCACTAGCAAACAACAGAAGTTACTGGACTATTTCAAAACTGCTTATAAACAAGGTACACCACCGAGTGAAATTATTGGGTATTTTGATTTGCTTAATAAATTTACGCCTGAGCAATCTAAACAAATTTTTTATAAAGCAATTTGGAATAGAGCGTTAAGAGTCGATTTATTTAGACCAGTTTTGATTGATCGCCCATTAAGGCCCGAAAAAGTAGATGTGCTAGAACATTATGCTGAATATTTTGAGGGGCAACAATGA
- a CDS encoding DNA-binding protein, with amino-acid sequence MNANQVRNMFNESGLSVSEWARLRGFSSGLVYQVLDGKRKCMRGQSHQIAVALGLKPGSSMNVEELNTKLEKISQEQKMVSL; translated from the coding sequence ATGAATGCAAACCAAGTTAGGAATATGTTCAATGAATCAGGGCTATCAGTCTCGGAATGGGCTCGGTTACGCGGATTTTCCTCTGGCCTTGTTTACCAAGTTTTAGACGGAAAAAGAAAATGTATGCGCGGCCAAAGCCATCAAATAGCCGTGGCATTGGGATTGAAGCCTGGAAGTAGTATGAATGTGGAAGAGTTAAATACTAAACTTGAAAAAATTTCTCAAGAGCAGAAGATGGTGAGCCTTTAA
- a CDS encoding helix-turn-helix domain-containing protein: MNNDQTKTHGIAPGFGERLKNERNRLNYSQGELADIGGVGRLTQLQYESEKTFPTTKYLNSVSLVGVNLIYLLFNYDKQAASVLEMQDIDEKVLNLVSRAIESYPDKKVTAETFSLLFKITKNMMIEKARGEISAEFDILSVISKTAA, from the coding sequence ATGAATAACGATCAAACAAAAACACATGGAATTGCACCTGGCTTTGGGGAACGCCTCAAAAATGAACGTAACCGCTTAAACTATTCGCAGGGAGAACTTGCAGATATAGGGGGCGTAGGTAGGCTTACACAACTGCAATATGAGAGCGAAAAAACTTTCCCCACAACCAAGTATCTCAATTCAGTATCGCTAGTGGGCGTAAATTTAATTTATCTGCTTTTCAATTATGACAAACAAGCCGCATCAGTTTTAGAAATGCAGGATATTGATGAGAAGGTTCTTAATTTAGTTAGTAGAGCTATCGAAAGCTATCCAGACAAAAAGGTTACAGCGGAGACCTTCTCCTTACTATTTAAAATAACTAAAAATATGATGATTGAAAAAGCACGTGGCGAAATTTCAGCTGAGTTTGATATTTTGAGCGTGATTTCAAAAACGGCAGCTTAA
- a CDS encoding TnsD family Tn7-like transposition protein — translation MFEADFELPNIFPDETVYSWSARYHKLSAHHAEYLTSNILFGNTSSALRLDIPNRLNQFGHNTKQVLGSPLQLLLNHTNLKFHIPFLDKVLFNTVIDNLLITENNSRARGLLGLNKFPGNLLHTLKICQNCKKAQLSEHHFNYWITEHQFASSFFCSNHQMPLDTYLVPFYRGYVDRLYLPSQAQRDLKEIALDISTLELSLRKVSNWGYWLSTQKNLHLDQSKLRWCYLYKCTELNLVSFDGAARTIQLRDKFVKYYGSDFLSIFGQELLGDLFDVNCGFISSLVRGSKASKHPLKHILMLNLLFTSPEEFESILSRVIEDLTLGGDVACFNRITINQHKLKEAVRLGIPISRVAVDFNTNITSAIKYIDKKQISRPKKPRIKGTNLEQQLVQIIESGIDRKSICMSLGIKASFLRDYLSNHQKLKELWSSQQQIKLIERHRDDFRKILNDNQGRSVRGLLRIPGNGIQWLRKHDSAWLEENLKALWNL, via the coding sequence ATGTTTGAAGCAGACTTTGAACTGCCAAATATTTTCCCGGATGAAACGGTATATTCATGGTCAGCCAGATATCACAAACTATCGGCACACCACGCTGAATACCTGACAAGCAACATACTGTTCGGAAACACAAGTTCAGCATTAAGACTAGACATTCCAAATCGATTAAATCAGTTTGGGCATAATACTAAGCAAGTACTTGGCTCACCTCTGCAATTGCTTTTGAATCACACGAACTTGAAGTTCCACATACCCTTTCTTGATAAAGTATTATTCAATACAGTCATTGATAACCTATTAATTACCGAAAATAACTCAAGGGCAAGGGGCTTACTTGGTCTCAATAAATTTCCTGGAAATTTATTGCATACATTGAAGATTTGCCAAAACTGCAAGAAAGCTCAATTAAGCGAGCATCACTTCAATTACTGGATAACCGAACATCAATTTGCCAGTTCCTTTTTTTGCTCTAATCACCAGATGCCATTGGATACATATTTAGTTCCTTTTTATAGAGGCTATGTAGATCGACTTTATTTACCCTCACAAGCGCAACGTGATTTAAAAGAAATAGCACTCGACATAAGCACACTTGAATTGAGTCTAAGAAAAGTGAGCAACTGGGGATATTGGCTATCAACTCAAAAAAATTTACACCTAGATCAATCTAAGTTGAGATGGTGCTATTTGTATAAATGCACAGAATTGAACCTTGTCAGTTTTGATGGTGCTGCACGCACAATCCAACTGAGAGATAAGTTCGTAAAATATTATGGTTCAGATTTTTTGAGTATTTTTGGACAGGAGCTGTTAGGTGATTTATTCGATGTGAATTGTGGCTTTATTTCATCATTAGTGAGGGGCTCGAAAGCTAGCAAACACCCGTTGAAACACATATTGATGCTCAACTTATTATTTACATCACCAGAAGAGTTTGAATCAATCTTAAGCAGAGTTATTGAAGATCTAACTCTGGGAGGAGATGTTGCCTGTTTTAATAGGATCACAATTAATCAGCACAAGCTTAAAGAAGCAGTAAGACTTGGAATCCCAATTAGTAGAGTTGCGGTCGACTTTAATACAAATATTACTTCAGCAATTAAATATATTGATAAAAAGCAAATCAGCCGGCCCAAAAAACCAAGAATCAAAGGCACAAATTTAGAGCAACAGCTTGTCCAAATTATAGAAAGTGGTATTGATCGAAAATCTATTTGTATGTCGCTTGGAATTAAAGCATCATTTTTAAGAGATTACTTATCAAATCATCAAAAGTTAAAGGAATTATGGTCAAGCCAGCAACAAATAAAACTGATTGAACGACACCGAGATGATTTTAGGAAAATCTTAAATGATAATCAGGGCCGCTCTGTAAGGGGTTTATTAAGGATTCCGGGCAATGGCATTCAATGGTTAAGAAAACACGATTCTGCCTGGCTTGAGGAAAACTTAAAGGCCCTTTGGAATTTATGA
- a CDS encoding N-acetyltransferase: protein MNNEVGKKLIEVVSNVGKEKNWSVIRWITAENNYRARSTYDKLANQTQWVTYDIKL, encoded by the coding sequence ATGAATAATGAAGTGGGTAAAAAACTTATTGAAGTAGTGAGTAACGTTGGAAAAGAAAAAAACTGGTCAGTTATACGTTGGATTACCGCTGAAAACAATTACCGCGCCAGAAGCACTTACGATAAGTTAGCAAATCAAACCCAATGGGTTACGTACGATATAAAGCTATGA
- a CDS encoding VOC family protein translates to MQMQTNLDFVSLQVVDINKSAIFYTDVMGFKKGDSPNQHAVVFETEAGSIFAIRTPLIDLSHVELKGAGISLWFKVANADKLYNKLIEKEVTILKPIQDGPFGRFFVLKDPDGYAITIHGES, encoded by the coding sequence ATGCAAATGCAAACAAATTTAGATTTTGTTTCACTACAGGTCGTTGATATCAACAAATCTGCAATTTTTTATACTGATGTAATGGGTTTTAAAAAGGGAGATAGCCCAAACCAACATGCTGTTGTGTTTGAGACAGAGGCTGGTAGTATTTTTGCTATTCGAACACCTTTAATTGATTTAAGTCATGTAGAACTAAAGGGGGCTGGGATATCACTTTGGTTTAAAGTTGCGAATGCTGACAAACTTTACAATAAGTTGATCGAAAAAGAAGTGACAATACTAAAGCCAATTCAAGATGGCCCATTTGGGCGATTTTTTGTTTTAAAAGATCCTGATGGATATGCAATTACAATTCATGGTGAATCATGA
- a CDS encoding MarR family winged helix-turn-helix transcriptional regulator gives MHNIEFEDSIKSQIGFLIKRVQQGLRGKMDEALSQHGLTTSQYAVLSHLREATYLSNAELARLSFVSAPTMIRIVQELERIGFIDRTENKVHRKAVDITISPEGARVLNQCDSIVQGIQQQMLSGFTKDDITNFAGLLISCAEKLEAAA, from the coding sequence GTGCATAATATTGAGTTTGAAGACTCTATTAAAAGTCAGATAGGGTTCTTAATTAAGCGAGTGCAACAGGGGTTGAGAGGAAAAATGGATGAGGCACTCTCACAGCATGGATTAACAACATCTCAATATGCAGTGTTGTCACATCTTCGCGAAGCTACCTATCTATCAAATGCTGAACTTGCAAGACTCAGCTTTGTATCCGCTCCGACAATGATTCGGATTGTCCAAGAATTAGAGCGCATTGGGTTCATAGATAGAACAGAAAATAAAGTTCATCGTAAAGCTGTAGACATAACTATCTCGCCTGAAGGGGCTAGAGTTTTAAATCAGTGTGACTCTATTGTCCAAGGAATTCAGCAACAAATGCTTTCTGGCTTTACTAAAGACGATATAACCAATTTTGCAGGACTACTCATATCCTGTGCTGAAAAGCTTGAGGCTGCCGCTTAA
- a CDS encoding type I restriction-modification system subunit M, with protein sequence MNTQAVNINSSLIWSVADLLRGDFKQSDYGKIILPFTVLRRLDCVLEKTKGAVLSEFESNKNSPPEALDRFLVRKSGYQFYNTSKQSFVSALDDSNNAYANLVNYVGAFSDNVRDVFDRFNFQATLDRLNDANLLYMVAKQFAAIDLHPDNVSNVHMGLMFEELIRKFAELSNETAGEHFTPREVIRLMVELLFESDDEVLSKPGIVRSIYDPTAGTGGMLSVAEEYLNRLNPDARLVLHGQELNPESYAICKADMIIKGQDIGNVIFGNTLSADGLPAKKFDYMLSNPPFGVEWKKIESVIRKEFESKGYEGRFGPGLPRVSDGSLLFLLHLISKMRPVHEGGSRIGIVLNGSPLFTGGAGSGESEIRKYIIENDLLETIVALPTDMFYNTGISTYIWILSNHKSANRKGKIQLINAADYFQKMRKSLGSKRKELGENDINTIVSLYGKFEDNEHSKIFDNADFGYSTITVERPLKDDSGNLILSEKGKNKGKPQPDSSLRDTENVPLKANIQTYFEREVLSHVPEAWIDHDKTKVGYEIPLNRHFYKYVAPRSLEDIDADLKKVSTEIMELLREITA encoded by the coding sequence ATGAATACTCAGGCAGTTAACATAAACTCTTCCTTAATTTGGTCTGTAGCCGATTTGTTACGTGGTGACTTTAAGCAATCAGATTATGGAAAGATTATCCTTCCATTCACAGTATTAAGACGTTTAGATTGCGTTCTTGAAAAAACAAAGGGTGCAGTTCTATCTGAATTTGAATCCAATAAGAACTCCCCTCCAGAAGCACTTGACCGCTTTCTAGTCAGAAAATCAGGTTATCAGTTTTACAACACCTCGAAACAATCTTTTGTATCCGCCTTAGATGATTCCAATAATGCGTATGCCAACTTGGTTAATTATGTTGGTGCATTCTCAGATAATGTGCGCGATGTGTTTGACCGTTTTAATTTTCAGGCAACACTAGACCGCTTAAATGATGCCAATTTGCTCTACATGGTGGCTAAGCAGTTTGCTGCCATTGATTTGCACCCAGATAACGTAAGCAATGTGCACATGGGGTTGATGTTTGAGGAGTTAATTCGTAAATTCGCAGAGCTCTCCAATGAAACCGCTGGTGAGCACTTTACGCCGCGTGAAGTGATACGCTTAATGGTGGAACTGCTGTTTGAGTCTGATGATGAAGTGTTAAGCAAGCCAGGTATTGTTAGAAGCATTTATGACCCTACCGCTGGTACAGGCGGCATGCTTTCTGTGGCCGAAGAGTATCTAAACAGGTTAAACCCTGATGCCAGATTGGTATTGCACGGGCAAGAGCTTAACCCTGAGTCTTATGCAATCTGTAAAGCTGACATGATTATCAAAGGCCAAGATATTGGTAACGTCATTTTTGGTAATACATTATCCGCTGATGGGCTTCCAGCCAAAAAGTTTGACTACATGCTTTCTAATCCACCATTTGGCGTGGAGTGGAAAAAGATTGAAAGCGTTATTCGTAAAGAGTTTGAGTCAAAAGGTTATGAGGGTAGGTTCGGTCCTGGCTTGCCGAGAGTTTCTGATGGCTCACTATTATTCTTACTTCACCTTATTTCAAAAATGCGTCCAGTACATGAGGGTGGTTCGCGGATCGGGATTGTTCTCAATGGATCACCTTTGTTTACTGGTGGTGCTGGTTCGGGTGAGTCAGAAATCCGTAAATACATTATAGAAAATGATTTACTTGAAACCATCGTAGCCTTGCCTACCGATATGTTCTACAACACGGGTATCAGCACCTACATTTGGATTCTATCGAACCACAAATCAGCCAACCGAAAAGGTAAAATTCAACTCATTAACGCAGCTGACTACTTCCAAAAAATGCGTAAATCGCTTGGTTCAAAACGCAAAGAGCTAGGTGAAAACGACATCAACACCATTGTAAGCTTGTATGGCAAGTTTGAAGATAACGAGCACAGCAAAATCTTTGATAACGCTGACTTTGGTTATAGCACCATCACTGTTGAACGCCCACTTAAAGACGATTCTGGCAATTTAATCTTAAGTGAAAAAGGCAAAAACAAAGGTAAGCCGCAGCCAGATTCGAGCCTGCGCGACACTGAGAATGTGCCTCTCAAGGCTAATATCCAAACCTACTTCGAGCGAGAAGTGCTGTCGCATGTACCTGAAGCTTGGATCGATCATGACAAGACCAAGGTTGGCTATGAAATCCCGTTAAACCGCCACTTTTACAAGTACGTCGCGCCGCGCTCGCTGGAAGACATAGATGCAGATCTGAAGAAGGTTTCTACCGAAATTATGGAACTCCTGAGGGAGATAACGGCATGA
- a CDS encoding restriction endonuclease subunit S: MKLKPYPKYKGSGVEWLGAIPEQWSVSQIGRLFEIHKRISGELGHDVLSITQRGIQVKDIESNDGQLSMDYSKYQIVEVGDFAMNHMDLITGFIDLAQFPGVTSPDYRVFRHRKTSNVEDRYFLAVFQDAYLRKLFFPFGQGSSQLGRWRLPTESFKSYPILVPSIDEQSAIATFIDRETAKLETLIAKQEKLIEFINERIMATVMAAMTSAETEYIRFGYVCEVISRPVIQAPDDSFTRLGILNRGRGLFKREEADSEDMGDSDFFWVKKNDLILSGQFAWEGSVAMAQDAHDGCVVSHRFPIIRGVSGVVLTEYLFALLMTPHGDFLLNENSRGSAGRNRPLNLNLLLKEKIPIASMTVQNEVAKLLTLRSKLIEKAKRSIELCKEHRTALISAAVTGKIDVRNYA, from the coding sequence ATGAAGCTGAAGCCGTATCCGAAATACAAGGGCTCGGGGGTTGAGTGGCTTGGGGCGATTCCAGAGCAATGGTCTGTTAGCCAGATTGGTCGCTTGTTTGAAATCCATAAACGTATTTCTGGTGAACTAGGTCATGATGTGCTATCCATAACTCAGCGTGGGATTCAAGTAAAGGATATTGAAAGCAATGATGGTCAATTGTCGATGGATTATTCGAAGTACCAGATAGTGGAGGTGGGGGATTTCGCTATGAATCATATGGACTTGATCACTGGGTTCATTGATTTGGCGCAATTTCCCGGAGTAACAAGCCCTGACTATCGCGTATTTCGCCATCGAAAAACATCCAATGTAGAAGATAGATATTTTCTAGCAGTATTTCAGGACGCGTATCTCCGCAAGCTCTTCTTCCCTTTTGGCCAAGGAAGCTCTCAGCTTGGTCGTTGGAGATTGCCAACGGAATCATTTAAGTCATATCCGATCCTTGTGCCTTCGATAGACGAACAATCAGCCATCGCCACCTTCATCGATCGCGAAACGGCCAAACTCGAGACCCTGATCGCCAAGCAAGAAAAGCTGATCGAATTTATCAATGAAAGAATCATGGCAACAGTTATGGCTGCAATGACCTCGGCTGAGACTGAATACATTCGTTTTGGGTACGTGTGTGAGGTTATTTCTAGGCCAGTAATTCAGGCTCCTGATGATTCTTTTACCCGACTCGGGATTCTGAATCGTGGTCGAGGGCTGTTCAAGCGGGAGGAAGCTGATTCTGAAGATATGGGCGATTCGGACTTCTTTTGGGTTAAAAAAAATGACCTAATTTTAAGCGGCCAGTTTGCATGGGAGGGATCCGTCGCAATGGCTCAAGATGCGCACGATGGATGTGTTGTCTCCCACCGATTCCCAATCATTAGAGGAGTATCCGGTGTTGTATTGACCGAGTACCTATTTGCTTTGCTTATGACACCACATGGTGATTTTCTTTTAAATGAGAACTCACGCGGTTCAGCTGGTCGTAATAGACCATTGAACTTGAATCTTCTGCTAAAAGAGAAGATACCTATTGCCTCCATGACTGTGCAAAATGAAGTTGCAAAACTTTTAACCTTGCGAAGCAAATTAATCGAAAAAGCCAAGCGATCCATTGAGCTGTGCAAAGAACACCGCACAGCCCTAATTTCAGCAGCGGTGACAGGCAAAATTGACGTGAGGAATTATGCCTAG
- a CDS encoding type I restriction endonuclease subunit R — protein MANLHTEINFEKDICDYLNAQGWHYSPDDTGYDSELALFPEDVIDWIKSTQDKEWQKVKALHNGNSEKTLLKRLAEMLDKDGSLSVLRHGFKNVNAKFAMCQFKPAQSVNADTIAKYQQVKLRVMRQVHYSLSNQNSIDLVFFINGIPVATAELKTDFTQSVQDAINQYKHDRVPKDVVTKREEPLLIFNKRSLVHFAVSTDEVFMTTHLKGKDTFFLPFNLGDHGGKGNPVNPNGYRTSYLWERVLDRDAWLNIVGRFVHLEKESIADDDGTSTEKISMIFPRFHQWEAVTKLVDTAQIEGTGQKYLIQHSAGSGKTNSIAWTAHQLASLHDPNDKKLFDSVIVITDRTVLDSQLQDAIYQFEHKHGVVEKVTNEGSSKSSKLTKALQDRVPIIIVTIQTFPFVLDAIRESTSLKDRSFAVIADEAHSSQTGATAKKLKQVLSAERTQEIEDGAEIDIEELLEAEMAGRLQPKNISFFAFTATPKAKTMELFGRVGAFGLPEPFHVYSMRQAIEEGFILDVLKNYTPYKMAFRLAFNGQDYDSEQVDQSKALKSLMRWVRLHPHNISQKVQVIVEHFRANVAWRLDGKAKAMVVTSSRKEAVRYKIAIDKYIETQGYKDVSSLVAFSGEVFDAESGPDKFTENNMNPGLKGRELREAFDTDEYQVMLVANKFQTGFDQPKLVAMYVDKKLSGVTTVQTLSRLNRTYPGKTDTFVIDFVNDENEILSEFKKYHETAELSDVTDPNIIHNLQTKLDATGIYTFSEIDAFVAAYLKPKAKQSEIQSHIAPAVQRFRVRMKEAKASVPEQQKEVDALELFRKDIATFVRIYDFLSQIVDYSDTDLERRSIFFKHLSPLIVEDNRTDEIDLSDVLMTHYNLRDKGTKNLWGGGKDEGEDNTLKPITGAGSGAPKDPAKAMLREIVAQMNELFEGNELTDADMINYAAHIRDKMMESDVLAKQSAANTKNQFGASPDFINIFEDAVISAYQSHKSMSEQVMGKIHVKKAMAAMLLDLVYKGFEEQRTK, from the coding sequence ATGGCTAACTTACATACTGAAATTAACTTCGAGAAAGATATTTGCGACTATCTAAACGCCCAAGGTTGGCATTATTCGCCTGATGACACTGGCTATGACAGTGAGCTTGCCTTGTTCCCTGAAGATGTCATTGATTGGATTAAATCCACGCAAGATAAAGAATGGCAAAAGGTAAAAGCACTGCACAACGGCAACTCTGAAAAAACCCTTCTTAAAAGGCTTGCTGAAATGCTTGATAAAGATGGTTCGCTATCGGTTCTGCGCCATGGGTTTAAAAACGTCAATGCCAAGTTTGCCATGTGCCAGTTTAAACCAGCACAGTCAGTAAACGCCGATACGATTGCCAAGTATCAACAAGTGAAATTGCGCGTTATGCGACAGGTGCATTATTCACTATCTAATCAAAATTCGATTGATTTGGTTTTCTTCATCAATGGTATTCCAGTTGCCACAGCAGAACTCAAGACAGATTTCACACAATCGGTTCAGGACGCGATAAATCAGTACAAGCATGACAGAGTACCCAAAGATGTTGTAACGAAGCGTGAAGAGCCTTTGCTTATATTTAATAAGCGTTCTTTAGTGCATTTTGCAGTCTCAACTGACGAAGTGTTTATGACCACCCATCTTAAGGGTAAAGATACTTTCTTTTTGCCATTTAACTTAGGCGACCATGGTGGTAAGGGTAATCCAGTTAATCCAAATGGCTACCGCACCAGTTATTTGTGGGAGCGTGTGCTGGATCGTGATGCTTGGTTAAATATCGTCGGTAGATTCGTTCATCTGGAAAAAGAATCCATTGCTGATGACGATGGCACATCCACTGAAAAAATATCAATGATATTCCCTCGCTTCCATCAATGGGAAGCTGTCACAAAATTGGTAGATACTGCACAAATTGAAGGTACTGGTCAAAAGTATCTCATCCAGCACTCAGCGGGTTCTGGTAAAACCAACTCGATTGCATGGACAGCACATCAACTTGCCAGTTTGCATGATCCAAATGACAAAAAACTGTTTGATTCAGTCATCGTAATTACCGACAGAACCGTGCTCGACTCACAATTGCAGGATGCGATTTATCAGTTTGAGCATAAACATGGTGTTGTTGAAAAAGTCACCAATGAAGGTAGCTCTAAATCCTCAAAACTCACCAAAGCATTACAAGACAGAGTGCCTATCATTATTGTCACCATCCAGACGTTTCCATTCGTATTGGATGCCATCCGTGAATCAACCAGTTTGAAAGATAGAAGCTTTGCCGTGATTGCTGATGAAGCGCATTCATCGCAAACTGGCGCTACAGCAAAGAAATTAAAGCAAGTATTGAGTGCTGAGCGTACGCAAGAAATTGAGGATGGCGCTGAGATTGATATTGAAGAGCTACTTGAGGCTGAAATGGCTGGCAGGCTCCAACCAAAGAATATTAGTTTTTTTGCTTTTACTGCCACACCTAAAGCGAAAACCATGGAATTATTTGGCCGTGTTGGTGCATTTGGCTTACCTGAGCCATTCCACGTTTACTCAATGCGCCAAGCCATTGAAGAAGGCTTTATTCTTGATGTGCTTAAAAACTATACGCCCTACAAAATGGCGTTTAGATTAGCTTTTAATGGTCAAGACTATGACAGCGAACAGGTAGACCAAAGCAAAGCCTTAAAGTCACTCATGCGTTGGGTCCGTCTGCATCCTCATAATATCTCGCAAAAAGTACAAGTGATTGTCGAGCATTTCAGAGCGAATGTCGCATGGCGTTTGGATGGTAAAGCAAAAGCCATGGTAGTCACCAGTTCACGCAAAGAAGCTGTGCGCTACAAAATTGCGATTGATAAATACATTGAAACACAGGGCTACAAAGACGTTTCATCATTAGTGGCGTTTTCTGGAGAGGTGTTTGACGCAGAAAGTGGCCCTGACAAGTTTACTGAAAACAATATGAACCCAGGCCTTAAAGGGCGTGAGTTACGTGAGGCGTTTGATACGGACGAGTATCAAGTTATGTTGGTGGCCAATAAATTCCAGACTGGTTTTGATCAACCAAAACTGGTTGCGATGTATGTCGATAAGAAGCTATCAGGTGTTACAACTGTACAAACCTTATCCCGTCTTAATCGCACATATCCTGGAAAGACAGACACGTTTGTTATCGACTTTGTAAACGATGAAAACGAGATATTGTCCGAGTTCAAGAAATACCATGAAACTGCTGAGCTATCGGATGTAACCGATCCTAACATAATTCATAATTTACAAACCAAGCTTGATGCCACGGGCATTTACACATTCAGTGAAATCGATGCGTTTGTTGCTGCTTACTTGAAACCTAAAGCAAAACAGTCAGAGATTCAGTCGCATATCGCTCCTGCTGTTCAACGATTTAGAGTACGCATGAAAGAGGCTAAAGCTTCAGTACCTGAGCAACAAAAGGAAGTGGATGCGCTTGAATTGTTCCGAAAGGATATTGCTACATTTGTGCGTATTTATGACTTTCTATCGCAAATCGTTGATTACAGTGACACAGACCTTGAACGCAGAAGCATATTCTTTAAACATTTGAGTCCTCTGATTGTAGAGGATAACAGAACAGACGAGATTGACCTTTCTGATGTTTTAATGACCCACTATAACTTGCGTGATAAGGGCACAAAGAACCTTTGGGGTGGTGGCAAAGATGAGGGTGAAGATAACACGCTCAAACCGATTACGGGGGCTGGTAGTGGTGCTCCTAAGGATCCGGCAAAAGCAATGCTCAGAGAGATTGTTGCTCAAATGAATGAACTGTTTGAAGGCAATGAGCTAACTGATGCTGATATGATTAACTATGCCGCCCACATTAGAGACAAAATGATGGAATCGGACGTGTTGGCTAAACAATCTGCTGCCAATACCAAAAACCAGTTCGGGGCGAGTCCAGACTTTATCAATATCTTTGAAGACGCAGTTATTTCCGCCTATCAATCGCATAAGTCTATGTCAGAACAAGTCATGGGTAAAATCCATGTGAAGAAGGCTATGGCTGCAATGCTTTTGGATTTGGTTTACAAAGGTTTTGAAGAGCAACGGACTAAATAG
- a CDS encoding helix-turn-helix domain-containing protein: MAPATRKSICVIALCREAPLDRGLRWLAWPLHIGFEQYLNQNIKKSFQQYMYLCIISWMKIEYSPVQLSAKIKAKKITQKQIEIATGVSQSQISRLLSSERFNNSKSYRKICNYVFLNNEKTTRDLVLNNEDLINALSTVWDGSEDQAKLIADVIYSLGGLCVRPQMK, from the coding sequence ATGGCTCCAGCAACTAGAAAGTCTATCTGCGTAATAGCACTTTGCCGCGAGGCCCCTCTGGATAGGGGGCTTCGATGGCTAGCTTGGCCTCTTCATATCGGTTTTGAGCAATATCTCAATCAAAACATAAAAAAATCATTCCAACAATATATGTATTTATGCATAATATCATGGATGAAAATTGAATATTCACCAGTGCAACTTTCAGCAAAAATAAAAGCTAAAAAAATTACCCAAAAGCAGATAGAGATTGCTACTGGTGTTAGCCAATCTCAAATTAGCAGACTATTATCCAGCGAAAGATTCAACAATTCTAAGTCGTATAGGAAAATATGTAATTATGTATTTTTAAACAATGAAAAAACAACTAGAGACTTGGTTTTAAATAATGAAGATTTGATAAATGCATTATCCACCGTCTGGGATGGTAGCGAAGACCAGGCAAAACTAATCGCCGATGTTATCTATTCTCTAGGAGGCTTATGCGTACGACCGCAAATGAAATAA